The following proteins come from a genomic window of Anticarsia gemmatalis isolate Benzon Research Colony breed Stoneville strain chromosome 25, ilAntGemm2 primary, whole genome shotgun sequence:
- the LOC142983937 gene encoding zinc carboxypeptidase-like: protein MYTKVIYLIVFIYSTKVCVGKDYSNYTLFRAIPVNEDHIKFFENLDEFYDVNFWRHPGEVNKTIDFTINPSQQPAFLRDAERHGVYLTTMIDDVQTAFNQQQPTTYVRSQVSSFDWKNYYRLLDIHWWLKDLARKYPREMKIMSIGKTKERRDILAVKVLLKGARPKTSVVVEGGVHAREWIAPAFVTYLISQIVQADSSGDYELRKIANSFEWYFVPCINPDGYEYTHTIDRMWRKNRNGHGTDINRNFAHGFGTVGVSKKKTADIYCGEKAFSEKESKAMADFVTETNKQRKIEFYLAFHAYGQYMIIPYTDSKKHVENFDEVYKICKRAARKIEDKYGTEYTMGTAYDTVGYMTSGVSGCWVKKTFQVPYVITFELRDTGSYGFALPPKEILPTCRETMDGVMEVLRSSGSVRNVLFSNSHSHKTKAQFVVICTLLTIYYFYITK, encoded by the coding sequence ATgtatacaaaagtaatttatttgatcGTATTTATATATTCTACAAAAGTTTGTGTCGGTAAAGATTACAGTAACTACACGTTGTTCAGAGCTATACCCGTGAACGAGGATCACATCAAATTCTTTGAAAACTTGGATGAATTCTACGATGTCAATTTCTGGAGGCATCCGGGCGAAGTTAATAAAACTATAGACTTTACAATAAACCCGTCGCAACAGCCAGCGTTCCTGCGAGATGCGGAGAGACACGGCGTCTACCTCACCACCATGATAGACGACGTACAGACAGCCTTCAACCAACAACAACCAACAACATACGTCAGAAGTCAGGTCAGCTCTTTCGATTGGAAAAATTACTACCGTCTACTCGACATTCACTGGTGGCTCAAAGATTTGGCGAGGAAGTACCCTCgagaaatgaaaataatgagCATCGggaaaacaaaagaaagaagaGATATTTTAGCCGTTAAGGTGCTGTTAAAAGGAGCCAGGCCTAAAACTTCTGTGGTGGTAGAAGGTGGGGTGCACGCCAGGGAGTGGATCGCGCCAGCCTTCGTTACATACCTCATTAGTCAGATCGTTCAGGCAGACTCTTCCGGAGACTATGAATTAAGGAAGATAGCTAACAGTTTCGAGTGGTATTTCGTGCCGTGTATTAACCCAGACGGTTACGAGTACACTCACACTATAGACCGAATGTGGCGGAAGAACCGCAACGGACATGGGACAGATATAAACAGAAATTTCGCGCACGGATTTGGCACCGTCGGAGTCAGCAAGAAGAAAACTGCGGATATATATTGCGGCGAGAAAGCCTTTTCAGAGAAAGAATCAAAAGCCATGGCGGATTTCGTTACTGAAACGAATAAGCAGAGGAAAATCGAATTCTATTTAGCTTTCCATGCTTATGGACAGTACATGATAATACCTTATACAGATTCGAAAAAGCATGTGGAGAATTTTGATGAGGTGTACAAGATATGTAAAAGAGCGGCGCGTAAGATTGAGGACAAGTATGGTACGGAGTATACTATGGGTACAGCATATGATACTGTAGGTTATATGACTTCGGGGGTCAGTGGGTGTTGGGTTAAGAAGACTTTCCAAGTTCCGTATGTGATCACTTTCGAGTTAAGAGACACAGGATCGTATGGATTCGCGTTGCCTCCGAAAGAAATCCTGCCCACTTGCAGAGAGACCATGGATGGAGTAATGGAGGTGCTCCGTTCTTCAGGATCAGTacgaaatgtattattttcgaATTCACATTCGCATAAAACTAAAGCGCAATTCGTGGTTATCTGTACTTtacttacaatatattatttttacataacaaaataa